A portion of the Maylandia zebra isolate NMK-2024a linkage group LG9, Mzebra_GT3a, whole genome shotgun sequence genome contains these proteins:
- the LOC112433750 gene encoding uncharacterized protein LOC112433750 isoform X1, producing the protein MTPLASSVSPKRELFKGKRLTNSKTISTPPLPDCRGSFEFRSAKMAAANPGGSPVEKTRHLLGVAAPVGTAPTTKSLSESLSPSVSSSTLSTSTSASSQISSTTFESVRRSWPPRKRKCPAQQDEDGPYVKKPPNAFMLYLKEQRPKVIAELNIPGNAAVNAVVGQRWKSLSNDQKARYFKQAETERQNHAKEHPAWSTKENYVCPTIISL; encoded by the exons ATGACACCGttagccagcagtgtgtctcctaaaagagagctgtttaaag GAAAACGTTTGACTAACTCAAAGACAATTTCCACGCCTCCCCTGCCTGACTGCAGAGGCAGTTTTGAATTTAGGAGCGCCAAGATGGCAGCGGCAAACCCTGGCGGCTCTCCG GTGGAAAAGACCCGTCACCTTCTGGGAGTGGCGGCTCCCGTGGGAACAGCTCCCACCACCAAGTCCCTGAGTGAGTCTCTGTCCCCCAGCGTGAGCTCCAGCACTCTGTCCACGTCCACCTCCGCCTCCTCGCAgatctccagcaccacctttgaAAGCGTGAGAAGGAGCTGGCCACCAAG aaaaagaaagtgccCAGCCCAGCAGGATGAAGATGGGCCATACGTCAAGAAGCCTCCAAATGCCTTCATGCTCTATCTCAAAGAGCAGAGGCCAAAGGTCATTGCTGAACTCAACATCCCTGGAAATGCAGCCGTAAATGCAGTGGTGGGACAGAGA TGGAAGTCGCTTTCAAACGACCAGAAAGCCAGATATTTCAAGCAGGCtgaaacagaaagacagaatCATGCCAAAGAGCATCCAGCCTGGTCGACCAAAGAAAACTATGTATGTCCAACAATAATTTCATTATAG
- the LOC112435331 gene encoding leucine-rich repeat-containing protein 31-like — MAKYGIFNTSVENLFQEFKRGFFLVCEQDLVRLFRPEELQGVLVGQDVHDWEKFKQNTSYGWRYHDRHPTIQMFWEVFDELTEEQRKDFLLQVLPSLTALTELDVSSNKEVGGVVHLLVSALPATQMRRLPFNSCYMSNESFTALALAVSYLRTVDISWCKVVGGHLALLLDALQPSVVSELRLCSCELTTDDMQHLAAVCRRGCLSSLRALDLSYNSLVGDNGWCSLFAAGGLGSLEDVDVSLRPSTSAPCSAWLPALLRALPQMPALARLAMQRWTADCQEREQLRYCLKKRSVLLERDPDLQDTSSTCKGNSQESLEESQPEEIGADRTGIYCQRATHFVALLLFF, encoded by the exons ATGGCT aaatatggtatcttcAACACATCAGTGGAGAATCTGTTCCAGGAGTTCAAGCGAGGCTTCTTCCTGGTGTGTGAGCAGGATTTGGTGAGGCTGTTTCGACCAGAGGAGCTGCAGGGAGTGCTGGTCGGCCAGGACGTGCATGACTGGGAAAAGTTCAAACAG aaCACAAGTTATGGTTGGAGATATCATGACCGCCACCCCACCATACAGATGTTTTGGGAGGTATTTGATGAACTaactgaagagcagaggaaagatTTCCTTC TCCAGGTGCTGCCCTCTCTCACTGCACTGACCGAGCTTGATGTGTCATCCAATAAGGAAGTGGGAGGTGTGGTCCACCTGCTGGTCTCCGCCCTCCCTGCGACACAAATGAGGAGGCTGCCATTCAACAGCTGCTACATGAGCAACGAGTCCTTCACTGCTctgg CCCTGGCGGTGTCCTATCTGCGCACGGTGGATATTTCCTGGTGTAAAGTGGTTGGCGGTCACTTGGCGCTCCTGCTGGATGCTCTGCAGCCATCAGTCGTCAGCGAGCTCCGTCTTTGCAGCTGCGAGCTCACCACTGATGACATGCAACATCTGG cTGCCGTGTGCAGACGGGGCTGTCTCTCCTCACTCCGTGCACTGGATCTGTCCTACAACAGCTTGGTGGGAGACAACGGTTGGTGCAGTCTGTTTGCAGCAGGAGGTCTGGGCTCTCTGGAAGACGTGGATGTCAGTTTGCGACCTTCAACCTCTGCTCCGTGCTCAGCCTGGCTGCCCGCTCTGCTCCGAGCTCTGCCTCAAATGCCGGCGCTGGCTCGACTGGCCATGCAGAGGTGGACAGCTGACTGTCAGGAGAGAGAGCAGCTGAGGTACTGTCTGAAAAAGAGGAGCGTCCTGCTGGAAAGGGATCCAGATTTACAAGACACATCATCAACATGTAAAGGGAACAGTCAGGAGAGCCTAGAAGAGAGTCAGCCTGAGGAGATTGGAGCGGACCGCACTGGAATTTACTGTCAAAGAGCGACCCACTTtgttgctttattattatttttttaa
- the LOC112433750 gene encoding transcription factor 7-like 1-B isoform X3 — protein MMRHRRSTGTVYRCMIMSLLLLHLTPPLQTKFARLLWFTDLKRKCPAQQDEDGPYVKKPPNAFMLYLKEQRPKVIAELNIPGNAAVNAVVGQRWKSLSNDQKARYFKQAETERQNHAKEHPAWSTKENYVCPTIISL, from the exons ATGATGAGGCACAGACGTTCCACAG GAACGGTGTACAGATGTATGATTATGTCACTCCTGCTCCTCCACCTAACACCTCCACTCCAAACTAAGTTTGCTCGGCTGCTTTGGTTCACTGATCT aaaaagaaagtgccCAGCCCAGCAGGATGAAGATGGGCCATACGTCAAGAAGCCTCCAAATGCCTTCATGCTCTATCTCAAAGAGCAGAGGCCAAAGGTCATTGCTGAACTCAACATCCCTGGAAATGCAGCCGTAAATGCAGTGGTGGGACAGAGA TGGAAGTCGCTTTCAAACGACCAGAAAGCCAGATATTTCAAGCAGGCtgaaacagaaagacagaatCATGCCAAAGAGCATCCAGCCTGGTCGACCAAAGAAAACTATGTATGTCCAACAATAATTTCATTATAG
- the LOC112433750 gene encoding transcription factor 7-like 1-B isoform X2: protein MAAANPGGSPVEKTRHLLGVAAPVGTAPTTKSLSESLSPSVSSSTLSTSTSASSQISSTTFESVRRSWPPRKRKCPAQQDEDGPYVKKPPNAFMLYLKEQRPKVIAELNIPGNAAVNAVVGQRWKSLSNDQKARYFKQAETERQNHAKEHPAWSTKENYVCPTIISL, encoded by the exons ATGGCAGCGGCAAACCCTGGCGGCTCTCCG GTGGAAAAGACCCGTCACCTTCTGGGAGTGGCGGCTCCCGTGGGAACAGCTCCCACCACCAAGTCCCTGAGTGAGTCTCTGTCCCCCAGCGTGAGCTCCAGCACTCTGTCCACGTCCACCTCCGCCTCCTCGCAgatctccagcaccacctttgaAAGCGTGAGAAGGAGCTGGCCACCAAG aaaaagaaagtgccCAGCCCAGCAGGATGAAGATGGGCCATACGTCAAGAAGCCTCCAAATGCCTTCATGCTCTATCTCAAAGAGCAGAGGCCAAAGGTCATTGCTGAACTCAACATCCCTGGAAATGCAGCCGTAAATGCAGTGGTGGGACAGAGA TGGAAGTCGCTTTCAAACGACCAGAAAGCCAGATATTTCAAGCAGGCtgaaacagaaagacagaatCATGCCAAAGAGCATCCAGCCTGGTCGACCAAAGAAAACTATGTATGTCCAACAATAATTTCATTATAG
- the LOC112433749 gene encoding serine/threonine-protein kinase pim-1-like — protein sequence MKKETRKVTTEADKKDPGDQNCKSRMAKRKASPEKTTPIKRRRVTEQAGPSTSSDAHVVGGVKRKVQQDEAGTTNTAKKRKLLEHVSGDKGQASSWLDTGKDCSIEISESCSKNKKAGKRKAAGDTRDPPKKKNVDQDKTKTVAKKSVAEQKRDFQARYVEEHRLGEGGCGAVFAGYRIKDHLPVAIKHIPKGKVYCKVKDDNGKNVSVEVAIMLKLAAEADGSVETSAPVSLLEWFDFGRELILVMERPVPAVDLDKYIEENGGFLPEDKAKVILKQLVDAAKHLEDKHIFHRDIKSENILIETGSDVPRVRIIDFGLSCFVKEQSQYRVFYGTEIYSPPEWYGRSCYRCGPTTVWQMGVVLYEALHAGDFNTTSFLKKRLKFKRHLSKNCRDFLDACLTKVPETRPTLEELQHHTWLR from the exons atgaaaaaggaaacaagaaaagTTACGACTGAGGCAGATAAGAAAGATCCAGGAGATCAAa atTGTAAGAGCAGGATGGCTAAAAGAAAGGCCAGTCCTGAAAAAACGACCCCCATAAAAAGAAGGAGGGTCACTGAGCAGGCTGGTCCTTCCACCAGCTCAGATGCTCATGTGGTCGGGGGAGTCAAGCGAAAGGTCCAACAAGATGAAGCGGGGACAACCAATACAGCAAAAAAGCGTAAACTTCTTGAGCATGTGAGCGGTGACAAGGGGCAGGCATCTTCCTGGTTGGACACTGGTAAAG ACTGCAGCATAGAGATTTCAGAGagctgcagtaaaaacaaaaaggctgGCAAAAGGAAAGCTGCGGGAGACACCAGGGACCCACCTAAGAAAAAGAACGTGGACCAGGACAAAACCAAAACCGTTGCCAAAAAGTCAGTGGCTGAACAGAAAC gTGACTTCCAAGCAAGATACGTGGAGGAGCACCGGCTTGGAGAAGGAGGCTGTGGAGCAGTGTTTGCTGGCTACCGCATAAAGGATCATTTACCA GTGGCCATCAAACACATCCCAAAGGGGAAAGTGTACTGCAAAGTGAAG GATGATAACGGGAAGAATGTGTCAGTGGAAGTTGCCATCATGCTGAAGCTTGCAGCTGAAGCAGATGGATCAGTGGAAACATCAGCCCCAGTGTCTCTGTTGGAGTGGTTTGACTTTGGCAGAGAGCTGATCCTGGTGATGGAGAGACCTGTCCCCGCTGTGGACCTGGATAAATACATAGAAGAAAATGGAGGATTTTTGCCAGAGGACAAGGCCAAG GTCATTCTGAAGCAGCTGGTTGATGCTGCGAAGCACCTGGAGGATAAACACATCTTTCACCGGGACATCAAGAGTGAGAACATTCTAATTGAGACCGGCTCAGATGTACCGCGTGTTCGTATCATCGACTTTGGACTGAGCTGCTTTGTTAAGGAGCAGTCGCAGTACCGCGTCTTCTATG GTACAGAAATTTACTCCCCTCCCGAGTGGTACGGGCGCAGTTGCTACAGGTGTGGACCCACCACGGTATGGCAAATGGGAGTGGTTCTGTACGAAGCGCTTCATGCCGGGGACTTTAACACCACGAGCTTCCTCAAAAAGCGCCTGAAATTCAAAAGACATCTGTCCAAAA ACTGCCGGGATTTCTTGGACGCGTGTTTAACCAAAGTCCCGGAGACGCGGCCGACGCTGGAGGAGCTACAGCATCACACTTGGCTGAGATAA
- the LOC112429945 gene encoding leukocyte elastase inhibitor, whose protein sequence is MQRRRRKVLDTSVAYVRGEENLVEKTRHLLGEAAPVGTAPTTKSLSESLSPSVSSGTLSTSTSVSSQISSTTFESLSLISPIGRDPSVTSFSSATLTPSSTCSSLSDSRCGSMGQKTPENSSRASSPSCSDCENFPMVPTLETSYLARAAKEREFLKGTKKHYNAELESVDFKGNAEEARVHINSWVEKQTQDKIKDLLSQDAVGSLTKLVLVNAIYFKGSWNTQFKEEKTADAQFRLNKNDTKPVKMMQQKSKFPFATIPEANCKILEMPYKGNDLSMLIFLPNDIEDDTTGLEKLEKELTYQNFVDWTRPDMMSPNEVDVKLPRFKMEEKYDLEKILTNMGMENAFDIYKRDFSGMSPANDLIVSKVVHKALVDVNEEGTEAAAATGVDMEVRSITIPAEFVADHHFIFFIRHKPTKSILFVGRYCSPE, encoded by the exons atgcagaggaggaggaggaaggtcctGGACACATCAGTGGCTTATGTGCGTGGAGAGGAGAACCTG GTGGAAAAGACCCGTCACCTTCTGGGAGAGGCGGCTCCCGTGGGAACAGCTCCCACCACCAAGTCCCTGAGTGAGTCTCTGTCCCCCAGCGTGAGCTCCGGCACTCTGTCCACgtccacctccgtctcctcgcagatctccagcaccacctttgaAAGC ctttctcTCATCTCACCGATCGGACGTGATCCATCCGTGACGAGCTTCAGCAGTGCCACCCTCACCCCTTCCTCTACCTGCTCCTCTCTGTCGGACTCCCGCTGTGGCTCCATGGGCCagaa GACCCCTGAGAACAGCTCACGTGCCTCCAGTCCCTCCTGCTCAGACTGTGAAAACTTCCCGATGGTTCCCACTCTGGAGACCTCCTACCTTGCGCGGGCTGCAAAAGAACGA GAATTTTTAAAAGGCACCAAAAAGCATTACAACGCTGAGCTCGAGTCTGTGGACTTCAAAGGAAATGCAGAGGAGGCCAGGGTCCACATCAACAGCTGGGTGGAGAAGCAGACACAAG ATAAAATCAAGGACTTGCTAAGCCAGGATGCAGTGGGTAGCCTGACGAAGCTGGTTCTCGTGAATGCCATTTACTTCAAGGGCAGCTGGAACACGCAGTTTAAGGAGGAGAAGACTGCTGATGCGCAGTTTCGACTGAACAAG AACGACACTAAGCCGGTGAAGATGATGCAGCAGAAAAGTAAATTTCCTTTTGCGACCATTCCTGAGGCCAACTGCAAG ATTCTTGAGATGCCGTATAAAGGAAATGACCTCAGCATGCTCATATTCCTGCCTAATGACATAGAAGATGATACCACAGGCTTGGAAAAG CTGGAGAAGGAGCTGACCTATCAGAACTTTGTGGACTGGACTCGCCCAGACATGATGAGCCCCAACGAGGTTGATGTCAAGCTCCCTCGATTTAAGATGGAGGAGAAGTATGACTTGGAGAAAATCCTGACCAACATGGGAATGGAGAACGCTTTTGACATCTACAAGAGAGACTTCTCTG GAATGTCTCCAGCAAATGACCTGATAGTGTCCAAAGTTGTCCACAAGGCTTTGGTGGATGTAAATGAAGAAGGAActgaggctgctgctgccactgggGTTGACATGGAAGTCCGCTCTATAACGATTCCCGCTGAGTTTGTTGCCGACCATCacttcatcttcttcatccGACATAAACCCACCAAGAGCATTCTCTTTGTGGGCCGGTACTGCTCACCCGAGTAA